In a genomic window of Streptomyces koelreuteriae:
- a CDS encoding nucleoside triphosphate pyrophosphohydrolase, whose protein sequence is MNANSPEATPRPEQAAPAAHAATGRIVLLTTSHRVAPGLLSWPAWQALHAADQVLCADGAHPQLPYLREAGIAVDEASPAAQELVDACAGGRTVVVVATGEGEPVLTDGLARLAGTGRVDMPELELLPASYDLPGARLLDLVQVMDRIRAECPWSSRQTHKGLAKYGIEEAYELVEAIEEGDRDELREELGDVLLQVVFHARIAEEDLESPFSIDDVAGGIVAKLIHRHPHVFGDETATTPEEVKAHWLRTKAVEKQRTSVTEGIPLGQPGLALAAKLASRARTANLDIPLPPVEGIGYDLLALAVRAESEGVDPEAALRAAARAYRDAIRESEG, encoded by the coding sequence GTGAACGCCAACAGCCCCGAAGCCACCCCGCGACCCGAGCAGGCCGCCCCCGCCGCGCACGCCGCCACCGGCCGCATCGTCCTGCTCACCACCAGCCACCGCGTCGCCCCCGGCCTGCTCTCCTGGCCCGCCTGGCAGGCCCTGCACGCGGCCGACCAGGTGCTGTGCGCGGACGGCGCCCACCCGCAGCTGCCCTATCTGCGCGAGGCGGGGATAGCCGTCGACGAGGCGTCCCCGGCCGCGCAGGAGCTGGTCGACGCCTGCGCCGGGGGCCGCACGGTGGTCGTCGTGGCGACCGGCGAGGGCGAGCCGGTCCTCACGGACGGCCTGGCGCGTCTGGCCGGCACCGGCCGCGTCGACATGCCCGAGCTGGAGCTGCTCCCCGCCTCCTACGACCTGCCGGGCGCCCGCCTCCTCGACCTCGTCCAGGTCATGGACCGCATCCGCGCCGAGTGCCCCTGGTCGTCCCGCCAGACCCACAAGGGCCTGGCCAAGTACGGCATCGAGGAGGCGTACGAACTCGTCGAGGCGATCGAGGAGGGCGACCGCGACGAACTGCGCGAGGAGCTCGGCGACGTCCTCCTCCAGGTGGTCTTCCACGCCCGCATCGCGGAAGAGGACCTGGAGTCCCCCTTCTCCATCGACGACGTCGCCGGCGGCATCGTCGCCAAGCTGATCCACCGCCACCCGCATGTCTTCGGCGACGAGACGGCCACCACCCCCGAGGAGGTCAAGGCGCACTGGCTGCGCACCAAGGCGGTCGAGAAGCAGCGCACCTCCGTCACCGAGGGCATCCCCCTCGGCCAGCCCGGCCTGGCCCTCGCCGCCAAGCTGGCCTCCCGGGCCCGCACAGCGAACCTGGACATACCCCTCCCACCCGTCGAAGGCATCGGCTACGACCTCCTCGCCCTGGCGGTCCGCGCCGAGTCGGAGGGCGTGGACCCGGAAGCGGCCCTGAGAGCGGCGGCCCGCGCCTACCGGGACGCGATCAGGGAGAGCGAGGGCTGA